ACAAGAACTCGTCGAAGAGTAGCATGACCCTCTGGAGTGTCCAACCATGGGTGACCAGGGAAGGTTCGTGGTAGGTCCTGCATACACAGAAGAAGGTGAATTAAAACCAATGGAAGGAGGTGAATGGTAATATATGCATGGCTTAATTAAGCAATTTGCTACCTAGACAAACCAATTTATATTAAAGTTTAAATACACTGTAATCGATatagaataaaacaaaaattaaaaatcaaatgaacTAATTTACACTCGataaattttcttattcagttTCACAAATCTTGTAGATAAATAAGTATCACTGAGATGTTTCGAAAAACCTGATCCTACACATCTAACATCTATACTTCTATATTAAGAATTTACTATGTCTTAATGGTTCTGATTTATCCCAATTTGAAAAGGAAGCTATGCAATTCAAGATAAATCTCAtacttttacataaaaaattttagaaacaaaaatttatgtGACAGAAATGGTAACAAAAATGTGTAAGTATCTGTTTCTTGATCTTCATTGCACACAACAAACAATCTTGGATTGGAATTGATAGGCATTGTCATCTAGCATCCTGAAAGCTACATTAATACAAAATCATGCATATCAATAAAACAATCACAATTATTTCGTTATTTTTGTCCAACATATAGAAAGATTCAGCCAATCTGAGGCAACACCAAATGCTTTATGATCTGATGGTCCTAAGAATATGACACTAAATGCCATCATTAACCGACTAAAATCCACCCTATTCTCAATAATTGTCTCAAGTATTTTCAGGTCATGTGCATTCTCCAACATAACAGGTGGGAATTATGTGAAAGTCGGCAAATGGATCTGCTTCAGAAAAGccctacaaaatcaaaattacccAATTATACCTGAAAACAACGAAATCAAcctaataacaataacaatgtGCATATATTTTGAGGGCCAATTCCCCTTGAAACCCACCTATCTTTAAATTACAGCTAACCCCAACAAGATATAAAAAGTCATTGATCAAAAAGccatatatttcaattattcaaatacCACAAAGATCCTTGAAATGCATAAACCCAAACCACTCACATGATCAATCTGTCGTGTTGCCGCTGTGACCTTGCCTTCCACCGCCTTGGTCAAGTCATTATAGTAACTCTCCGGCACTGTGGACCGCTTCTTTGCCGCTCCCGACAATGAAAACCAGACCTTAGGCCTTAGAACTGGTGGAATTCCCTTCCTGATCAATCTCTTTAAGGTAATTGTATTGGTAAGAGCTGACAATTTAAGGGAGGATTTGAGGGCAATCCCCTCAGATATTGATGAAATCTGAGGCTGCAAATACCAATTTGCTCCTTTGTTGGCTTCCAGAGCCCACCAAACCCTACCCTGTTGCCTCACCTTCTCTCTCACCTCATTCAATACGTTAACATCATCAACATTGCCTTCAACTGTAAACCCATAAAGATCTTGAAACTTTACAGTGATGTTAGCCCTTCTGGTGTAGATGCTGGGTCTCCAATTTGGTATTTGAGATTGGAATTCAAACGAGATGTCTCTCGTGCTCTGAGTTCCAAACATGTCTCGGGGTTGCTCTGAAGGAAGAGATTGAGAGCTAGAGTGAGGTGGGGATTTGAATTGGCTTCTTCAATGAGGAGAGACAGAGACCCTTGTCAAATAAGCAAAACCCACATGCTTGAAACCATGAAATAGTCTTCTTTGTTGCCTAATAGTTTGAAATTCGATCAAGAAAAAAAGCTCAAAATACTAGTTTTTCCACAATGGGTTTTTCAAGATGtggtagaagaaaaaaaaaaaagaaaaagaaagagtcACCAGCACAATAAGATTACAAGAACCCTAATTTTTTATGCTGATGAacccacaattttttttaaaaaatatacatataatcTCTTGAAACCCAAAACACAAAGAACAATGACAACACACCAGacccaaaaaaatggaaagcagttttacaaacaaaaacacaaaaacacaAAACACACAAATACAGAGAGGATATTcaaggaaaagtagaagaaaattcggttttttttttttttttttttttagaaattttagtgTCTGAAGAGTTGAATATCCTAAGAAAagattggattttttttgttttctttttgggaCCAAGTGGAGGACGGTGGAATTGTGGCTGAATATCTCCGACTTTTGTGGGAATCAGAGCTTGAAATTAACGGGAAAATTGGTGGCCTGAGCTGTGACTTGCCATAAAACCATAAATGGGTTGAGAGGCGGAAATAGAATTAACCTTAATTTGGAGGACCTCTcttgaaatgcatttttttagCTTCttctaaaagaatatatatatatatatatatatatatatatattttggagCGTTATCAATAATAGAAAACTTCActgatttgaaattttcaagatAAGAGACTTAAAAaagtgtgtgagagagagagagtaagtgatatgcatgatgtttggTAGGTTCACATTGCAAAATTGGTGGTGTAATGTTCAAAATTGGTGTAATTACCATATGGGCCTCGCCCCCTTGCCATATATACTCCtacaatttttatgaaaattttctcaccAATGCCCTTTGAAAAGTTTAGACTCTGTTTGGtcgttgttatttttaattgtttttaatgctatttaaagttatttattaaaaataaagtgaaatagaaaagaatttaaaaaaataaatgagagatatttttaccaatttttaagaacaaatgaaaaatattggtctatttgattatatttttctaaatatgttttaaaaaactgtttttaagttaaaagaataaaacataatttttaaaaataagtttcgtCAAATGAgcccttattttttgtttgttttgagagaaaatttttgtattattcttaaaaattaatttttaaaatttaaaatagtaaaaaaaaattaatattcaattttttaaataattttaaaattatattatcatttttaagatAAGTCTCAAAGGCTtcttatcattttctatttttgaaaataaaaaataaggaatgaatctaaacaatatttaaataatattaaaaataatctaaatacTAGGAACTTGTATCTAGAATCAAATGGAAAATGTTCATCTTTAAACTTTACTAATTATAAAATcccttttgaagaaaaattagaaaaaaaaaattaaaaggaaaaagatagaAGAAAGTATTGCCCAAAAAGGGCAAAAATGGGAGGGCATATTCCATACAAAGCACATGGAGGGCAAGATGGTCATTTACAAAGGGTTCCTAGACGCGTTTTCGGGTGTGGTACAGTTAGGGACAGTGCAATTATTTTAGTTCCACAAAGGAGGATGTTCCTTGGGCCCACACAATGATTATCCAAAGTTGGGCTCAACTGGCAAATTCTGGGCCCACCATAGTGGGCTGCACTAGCAAGCGTGCCGGAAATACATTGTTGCACGTGCGTACTCTTGACAATGTCCAAACAAGCGCCATAGTATAGACGTACGTGTGCTTCTGTTAACGTCGGAGCCCATATCAAGACAAGGCatatccaagtttggaacataaGCCCAACCCTACGTATCGACACTTGTACATATACGGCATGTGGGCCGGCCATCTTTCTTTACGATGTGAATGGGCCGGCCTAATGTTGGGTCCCACTTGCATGCAAGGGGCAAATCAGCTTGATTAGGCTATTCTTGACCGTCCGATTCTTTCTCTTGCTTTGGCAACCAATATTAGCCATTGACTTTGCATCACCTTGTTCTAAGGTTGTTTTTTTCCTcagttatatattattaatataagtaCCTGTATTTTATGCAAATGGAAGGATAAGAAagttggaagaaaataaaatacaaattaaatttaataaatttttgttaaatgttctttaaatttattgattttttatatttatacaaaataattaatataaaaatatattaattttatataatttttattataatgtaGCTTCCAAccttaggaagaaaaaaaaaatcatacacttgataaaattttcttacatatttatttatttatttttatttttatatcttttcccaaaaatgactcaaaaatatataaatttataaatttataaataatttttgtataaaaattttGCTCTCTCAACCTTTTAGGTTTTTCCAACTTTGCTCCCTCATATTTAAAATCCAATAATTTACCTCCTAAATTCACACATctaatttcttaaatatttatctatatttttttctttattcttttatcttttccaAGGAAGaatttaaacatatataaatttataaataatttttgtggaaaataCATTTTGCTCCTTGGCATATGAGATTTTCCTACTTTGCTcccttttatttaatatttaatattctaCCTCCTAAATTCATGAGATAGCatcattccaaaattttattttttccaatttcatCATTATTAGAAAATTTGTCATATTGTGCAAGAATAATAATGGTTTAAATATGACCCAtgtgctttttttctttttctgttttttgaatgaaaataagcattttccaaaaataaaatatgaaataattatgTTTAGCAAATTTGGAGGGTAAATTAGTAAATTTTCCATATAGGGGAATAAAATGAGAATTTTCTTAAGgcaaaactaattaatttacATAGTATTATTCTTATCAAATTGAGATTAACAAAAGATAAATATACATTTGCGTGAAAGAAATttgattgattatttgaaaaataataaaaaaatttaaatcaaaattagaaaattattaaaataggCCCATACTCATAAACTAGGCACGtgagagaaaaaggagagaagagggtaggaataaataaaatggggTGGGTCATGAGTCCCAAGGTGGTAATGAATATGGCCTGTCATCCTCTTCAATGTCTTCAATACCATGTCACGTGATCCCACCAACCTCTTGCCTTTGGTCCAAAGCCAAGATGCAtgaatatatgtataatttggGCTTCCAAACACCCTTGGAACTAAAGCAAAGCCCCATTGTCTCCATGTCCCCATTGCACTCCCATCTTCATCAAGCTACTTTTCTTTCTACTTCAAGCTTTGATCTTGGTGGGCCCTAGTTgggaatattaaaaaaaaaacaattttaaaaaatacttctccattgttttaaaaattccatttattAACTCAAATaccacaaaaataatattaggaaTCTTGATTAATAACTCAATTatggaaaactatttttttaacttatttttttggcatatttataaataatgtacaagtttcaaactatattaatattttcagTTGTCGTTTTCACAACGTGATCGATTATACTTGCAATATAagcatttatcatatttaataagaaCCTTATCGatgaaattaaacttttattaataaagattTACGACTCGACTTTCAAATATCTATAAATGAGTTTCAAAATATCAACATCACTCTGAGAATTAACAAATAATTCATCACATATATGTAAACGTGTTTTAAAActctaatatttatataaattgtcACAAGTAATAATGAAGTTATATCGATTTACTCAATCTTAATCCAAGTCAAGtttgatgtttgaaaattttaattaaaatcacgGATATCCCTATCCCTAAACTTAATGATGCCTAATCATTTAAGTTAGATTCAAGTTATCCTTCATTGTCCATATTGACAAAGTTTCTCAAAGGTTTTGGTAGGATGACATGactatttcaattaattaagaATGGGGTTGATTTAATTATTCCATGAAATCaaccaaaaaattttcaaaaatgtcaACATTGAACAACCCTTGACATGGCAAATGGCCCCACGTGAGCAAGTATAagctatttatatatatgatcatGGGTCAAGATGatcattaaaaagtaaaaatgagaTGAAATTGAAGTCATTTGTGGGATCCCTCCACTTATGGGTTGTGCTTCAACAATAATAGTAGTGATAGAATAcatgttaaaataataaaaaaaattgagaaacacTACACTTGGTTTTGTCTCCAAACAAGTTAAAAGTTGTTCAACTACTCAAATTAATAAATCTAGATTGGTAccattttaattcaatttttttttttacaacatttttatttctttattttgattttgtcaaccttaatgtatataaatatattctttCTTTGTTGGCCAATTAGATGAATCTCATCCAAAATATTTACTCatgtttcttaattttaaaattaaaaaaataaataaaattagaaggtTGCATTTGTTTCAATTTGCTTTTACCacataaaatagataaaaataaactttataaaatatccgaaaactcattttaaaatatttaaaaaaggcATTTAAAGgcccaaaataatttttgtcttGTTTAAATATTGTTAGAatgtaaatgttttttaaaaaaaaaaaaaaaaaatccatcatcCATATGTGGgttaaataaaaagagaataaataaaatttcatgaaattcaaattttttttttgaattaaattggtTAAAAACATAATGAAGGTAATTCTTCATTTAGTTCataatctttatttttcatcaataaaGTTGTCAATCAATAGTAGGATTATTGGTAAGTTCAACAATCTCTTTCTCTAGAAGGTTTGACCTTTTTTCATATCTATGctattttttcttaaacaaCTTATTTCTAGTGTTCATCAATAATTAGAGactttaatttaagttatagaGATCTTATGCAAGTACTTATCTGAACtacagttttatttttattttacattggTTTCAAAGCCAAATTAGACatgtttttgtatttatttatatttatttatttgaaataaatggatatttgttatcattaattaaagtttttttattatcgtttataataataataataataaaaaaaaaaggactgcAAAGAAGTGTAGGTCCATCCAAAAGTGTAAGTTTAGGCCTGCAAACACAAAACAAATTACCCAAAAATGCAAGTCCAATCCAAAAGTGTTATGTATCTAAATGTGGAAACGTAAAAATTGACTACCCAGAAGTGAATGTCTAATCCAAACTTGTAGGCttagacatataaaaataaataaaaaataatccaaaatcTAAGAGTGTTTAGcaactattttcaagaatagttttttgttctctaaaataaaaaaacaagaaaacaggTTTAGTTACtagaaactgttttttgttttatgttcttaataacaaaaaataatgtgtttttagataatatattttaattattttttgttgttttaacttgttttctgagaattattttagaaaatagttatataaatatgtaaaataattaaaaacaaagcaaacaaacttttattttacaaaacattataaaataatttttaaaaactattttttaaaataattaccaaacaaggcCTAAAAGTGTAGACCCAAACGtacaaacacaaaaaaataaataaaagtgcgAACTCATACAtgcaaacacaaaaataggTTGTTTAGAAGCAcaagtttaataataataaaaaaaaattagacctAGATATGCAAGCACAAAATTGCAATTCAACCTAAGAGGTTTCCTTAAtcattaaaagaattttggtaagttattaaatttatgaattacttttcttttttctatatgcatataatttttatttgcatATCAATTGTCTATGTTGATTGTTTTTatccaatattatttaaattggaCTTTACTTATGAatgaatactttttttttccttgatggatttttttaaagagatattgatatctttaagaaaaattaaaattttaaattaattagaatattCTAATTCACATTCAATGAGAGATGATTTTGagcattttgaaatttttgatctCATTATGTTAACAAGAATATCATAGGTTAATTTGAAATAGAGAAATTTATGCTAATGTCATACTTTATGTCATAAATGTAGTGAAATGACTACCAAGTATGTTATCACCGGTTtgacaaaaagagaaaaattagatgacaataattataatatatgacATAGGAAAATTCAATACCTGTTAAATGAACAATAGGTCTTAGAGACCTTAACTAATGCTATAATCCAACCTGAAGAAGGAAATTTTGCCTAATACTATCATGATATGGAAGCTTTATTATTCTTGGGTTAAAAAATACCATTGTGCACGTTGTACTATGTTAAGTAGCATGCACAATGACTTAATATAGTGTTAGCCCAAGATCAAGTTCTTCTAATCacgttttgatgataacaaatcatgattaagttgttaattgatttgaattataaaaaattttaggtgttagtttgaaaattcatcaaagaacctaatggatacaagatcaagacaaTTGAAAGACTTTCAATAATAGGAAAcgtatgtaagatgaatgcattgGTGCACTTaagattttcatatcttttcatgcatctttaaaaactcagTTTATacattaaagttatattttcatcaaaatccgagttttatcaaatgaaccttaggcaaattgtttcaaaattgacatattattttacctaaagattttgtctaagtgttagaagtgaaaaaaatataaaaacataggTTTTCGAGCCAAAAATGATGAACTGGTCAAGGTACTggtcaaccggttcaaccaACTACACCTTTCTCAATCGAGGTCCGGTCAAGAGATCAAtgcaaaaaatcttctctctcttctagtgGCCTTACATTCCCAGTTGAGGGATATGTCTTTCCAATCAAGGCTTAACGATCACCTGCCATACATTTATTGCCCAACGGCTAGTCAACCAGTCGACCCTTAACTGGACCGATAGAGGTtgctttttggcatttttggcTCCCGAtgctagaaacctataaattgagagtttcACTGCATTTATGAACAAGAGAAtacttgcatttatttgtttacctacttgttatTGCCTCAATagctctcattctttccttaGTGTATTAGATCTTCATTTGaatattctttagtgcaccattatgATTCATCCTAGCATTTGAATTGTATTTGAACCGTTATTGAGTTAGGTTGAGAGAtttgaatttgttatttaagtgTTATAAGTTTCAAGTAAGTAGAAACTTAAAGAGATTGTTTAAGAGCCCATTAGAGCTGggatccaagtgtaaaggtgttaGAGGCTTGGTTGAAATTTCACGTATAGTGGAACCTTCACTTGGTTAgaagcttgaggagagtggacgtaggcaaggggtgtcgaaccactataaaatctgagtttgcttattctaaccttatctctttatatttgtgcttcatttgcttgaatttgttgtatttgaaaaaaaaaatttcaaacacaaTTCACCCTCCCTCTTGGTTGTTTTCTCTATTGAgattagtctttattttctcatatagGAGTTTGAGAATTGTCCTACTACCTAGGACATGTGAAATAAGCTCAAGATTGCATATGGTTTGACATCTGCAATTAGGTTGTGAGCATTCACTTTGAAGTTCAAGCAATATGTCATGAACCCCAAACACataatgattgaaatttgagGACAATGTTAGCCTTAATTCACGATTTAAAAGCACTCgataataatttaattgatgAGCAACAAGTCATAGTTGTTATCCACTCTTTGCTTAAATCATTAAGGCAAATGAAATCTATGCTTACTCTCATTGAGAATATCAAATTTTCTACTAATATTTCTCACCACATTGAGTTGGAAGTGGAACACTTAGGGGTGTAACATGCCACACTTATTGCCCATGCGAAACAATAGCAAGCTAATAAGCCTAAGCGTAAGGGACAAGGAAAATGTGATGGTATAGTTGAAAATTTGGGACTAAAgaaataacatatataaaaaaaaaaccatcaaagGTGAAAGTGgataaaataaggataaaaccAAAATGAAATATTACAATTGTGGAAAGTTGAGTCATTTTGCTCATAAGTGCAttgagctaaaaaaaaaaaaaaaaaggtataccTAAATCCTAACTCTCTTTTTTCACATGTTGTACACATGTATTAGTTGTTCATTCTCTTCTTGGGTGAATTGTAGACTCAAGCAACAAAATATGTAATATGAGATCAAGTAGAATTCATAGATTATAGAAAAATACCAACTAGAAGACACAACGTTACTTTGGGTAATGGAATAAGGGAAGATTTTTTAGGAGTTGGAACATACTAACTCAAATTACGCTTAAGGCATATATTACTCCTTCATGATGTGCTATATGCGCTTGATGTCCGTTGTAGTGTACTTTTAGTAATAACACTACTTGAATTAGGttccaaatttcattttgtttggtCAAAagttgtattttatttaaataagactTTGTATGGACAAAGTTTTTTATCTAATGGTTTATTTATATTGGATTTAGATTCTTCATCTTCTTATGTGGCTTATGGTAAAACTACTGATTCTTTTGAATTGACATGCTAGATTAGGACATAAGTAAAGAAAGAATGAGTAGATCGGCTAGAGAAGGCATTCTAAGATCTCTCTAGCCAATAATAGTATGATTATGGGTGAGTTCAACAATCACTTTCTCCAAAAGGTTTGAACTTCTCCACGTCTGTATTGTTTTCTCTCGATCAAGTTCTTTCCTAGTGCCCATCTACACCTGAAATTTGAAGAGTGAAGTAATAAGAAACTCTagtagtttcttttaaaaaaaaaagaagttactAACCATTAGAGATTGTAATTCAAGTTACAAAAATCTTCCACAAGTATTTATTTGGactatagttttatttttatcttacaaATACAATAAAAGAAACTCCATGAGAATATTTAATgcacataaaatatataatgtaagtaatgtgataaattttcatattctaTGTATAATTTTGAAGAGTTAGGGAAAATTAAGGTCACACTTCCCTTATTATTGTTTAGAAGACATAATAGTGAAATTTCTCTTAGCATGTTACAAATTACAACCAAAAATAGGTAAGATTTGGAGAAATGTAATCGCTTTAAAATCACAGGGTTGCCTCAAACCTCTTGAGTGCCCCTTTTCTAGCTTCACTCAAATAATCTTAGATCATCTTTTGCACAAATGCTAAAGGGTGATTACTTAAATTAGCTTCATTGTGAACTTTTACATCTCTTTTAATTTTCTAGTATATCATatctctttctatatatattaaccatataaatgtgttttaaagtggTAAGAGTACTACGTTCAAAACAAATATCTCTTTCTATAATATCTCTTTTTCAGCTTTCTCAGTTGAAGCATAAACAGCAGTTGCTCTCCTGGTCGCCTTGGACATGGTTTGATAGGGATATTCTTAAAGTTTTAAGTACAACTGTGACTATTAATTTACCAGGATATATGCTTGTATGGTTCACCTCAAACAGCTCATGAATGGATGTCAGTCACTTCTATCCTACTTAACACTCTTGGTTCCAAAAACACCACAGGGATGAAGACCCCACATACCATCCTTTGTGGGATAGTCATGGCCATAAACGTTAAGCTCAGGCAATCTGCCAACAGCTTCTTGTATGTAGGGCATGCGATTATTTGGGATACCCTTTGGATCTTCACCAAATTTACCACTTTCATGAGCCCCAACCGGATTAAAGTACCTCAGTAAAATAATTCTCCAATCTGCTGCTGCCTTCCCCAAAACTCGAAAGCACAGATTTCAATGAGTGTAGTAGGATGCAAGCAAAACCTACTTTTTCTTGGAAATAAAATGGACGAAAGTTGAACAACTAAAATCACTCAGCAGTTGTACTTGTACCACAGTGTGAGTGGCGATGAATCCAGCACCGCCGGAGACGAGAGTCGTCTGATCGAAAGACGCCATTgcagagagagacagagagaaaatgtggagagagagaaaagagaagatttagggtttaagaaaatgaaggaatcAGTTAGTTTTGAAGCGAAGAGAGAGTCTGAATTGAATTTGTTGTCTCTTTGTTTTAATACAGTTACGTCTGTTGGCCGCGCTTTTCAGAGTCGTTTCCGACTCATGCCCACGTCAACTTCAggaaaaagtgtttttagaaaaatggattttggaAAAACACCGAGTGTCCAAACAGAGTAACCTCTGTTTGGTTGGTaagaaaatggataaaaagaaggaaaaaacataaaacccaTTTGAATCCTATCAGTTCAAACCAAAAATGGCTTCGCAAACAAA
The window above is part of the Vitis riparia cultivar Riparia Gloire de Montpellier isolate 1030 chromosome 12, EGFV_Vit.rip_1.0, whole genome shotgun sequence genome. Proteins encoded here:
- the LOC117927075 gene encoding TBC1 domain family member 2A isoform X2, which codes for MFGTQSTRDISFEFQSQIPNWRPSIYTRRANITVKFQDLYGFTVEGNVDDVNVLNEVREKVRQQGRVWWALEANKGANWYLQPQISSISEGIALKSSLKLSALTNTITLKRLIRKGIPPVLRPKVWFSLSGAAKKRSTVPESYYNDLTKAVEGKVTAATRQIDHDLPRTFPGHPWLDTPEGHATLRRVLVGYSFRDSDVGYCQGLNYVAALLLLVMKTEEDAFWMLAVLLENVLVNDCYTNNLSGCHVEQRVFKDLLAKKCPRIAAHLEALEFDVSLVATEWFLCLFSKSLPSETALRVWDVLFNEGAKVLFHVALAIFKQDRRPSKL